A region from the Achromobacter seleniivolatilans genome encodes:
- a CDS encoding mandelate racemase/muconate lactonizing enzyme family protein, translating to MARIASVEILQADLVPKVVRTDAVQSFERQETPIVRITDADGAVGVGYSYTIGTGGSSVIRLLDDHLAPLLIGRDAEDIERIWRDLMYRVHATTVGALTSIALAAIDIALWDLRAQRARLPLHRLAGGAKPDIPLYSTEGGWLHLTPSQLVEEALKAKEAGFGGTKLKVGKPHVAEDVQRIAAVRDAVGPGWDIMTDANQGLTLPEAIRRARCFEPLDIAWFEEPVHADDVAAHQRLSASTTVPIAVGESLYSLAQFKDYLHSGACSVVQVDVARIGGITPWLKVAHMAEAYNVPVCPHFLMEIHVALCCAVPNSQWLEFIPQLDLITHSGMRIENGRAIPSDQPGSGIDWDWQRINAMTLHKTLHR from the coding sequence ATGGCCCGCATCGCCTCTGTTGAAATTCTTCAAGCCGACTTGGTGCCCAAGGTCGTCCGCACCGACGCGGTACAAAGCTTTGAACGGCAAGAAACCCCCATCGTGCGCATCACCGATGCCGACGGCGCTGTGGGTGTTGGCTACAGCTACACGATCGGCACGGGCGGCTCATCTGTCATCCGTCTGCTGGACGACCATCTGGCGCCGCTGTTAATCGGGCGCGATGCCGAAGACATCGAGCGGATCTGGCGCGACCTGATGTACCGCGTGCATGCCACCACCGTGGGCGCGCTGACATCCATTGCACTCGCTGCCATTGATATCGCGCTGTGGGACTTGCGGGCCCAGCGCGCCCGCCTGCCGCTGCATCGTCTGGCCGGTGGCGCAAAGCCTGATATCCCGCTCTACTCAACCGAAGGCGGTTGGCTGCACTTGACACCATCGCAGCTGGTCGAAGAAGCGCTAAAGGCCAAAGAAGCGGGCTTTGGCGGGACGAAGCTCAAGGTTGGCAAGCCGCATGTGGCCGAAGATGTGCAGCGCATCGCCGCAGTGCGCGATGCCGTCGGCCCGGGATGGGACATCATGACGGACGCCAATCAAGGCCTGACGTTGCCGGAAGCCATCCGGCGGGCGCGCTGCTTTGAACCGCTGGATATCGCCTGGTTTGAAGAACCGGTTCACGCGGATGATGTCGCGGCGCACCAGCGGCTGTCGGCATCCACGACGGTGCCCATTGCAGTTGGCGAGTCTCTATACAGCCTTGCGCAGTTCAAAGACTACCTGCATAGCGGCGCCTGCTCGGTCGTGCAGGTAGACGTAGCGCGCATCGGCGGCATCACGCCCTGGCTGAAGGTCGCCCATATGGCCGAAGCCTACAACGTGCCGGTCTGCCCGCATTTTCTGATGGAGATCCACGTGGCATTGTGCTGCGCCGTGCCGAATAGCCAGTGGCTGGAATTCATCCCGCAGCTCGATCTGATCACACATAGCGGCATGCGCATCGAGAACGGACGCGCCATCCCGTCGGATCAGCCCGGGTCTGGGATCGACTGGGACTGGCAGCGTATCAACGCGATGACGCTGCACAAGACCTTGCATCGGTGA
- a CDS encoding SDR family oxidoreductase, translating to MTLRLHDKRALVTAAANGIGRASALALAREGAQVWATDVNEAALADLARDAAASGILSLHTRRLNVRDGAAVNACASQIGPIDVLFNCAGYVHDGTILNCPEDEWDFSMDLNAKAMYRTIRAFLPAMLEDGGSIINMASAASSVKGVPNRFAYGASKAAVIGLTKAVAADFVGRGVRCNAICPGTVDSPSLQERIAAQARQTGTAVDDVRAAFVARQPVGRVGRAEEVAALVVYLASDESSFTTGTVHIIDGGWSN from the coding sequence ATGACCCTGCGTTTGCATGACAAGCGCGCGCTGGTCACGGCCGCCGCCAATGGCATCGGCCGCGCCAGCGCGCTAGCCCTGGCGCGAGAAGGCGCCCAGGTGTGGGCTACCGATGTGAACGAGGCAGCGCTGGCCGACCTGGCTCGCGACGCCGCAGCCAGCGGCATTCTGAGCCTGCACACGCGCAGGTTGAACGTGCGCGACGGTGCCGCGGTCAACGCGTGCGCCAGCCAGATCGGACCCATTGATGTGTTGTTCAACTGCGCAGGGTATGTGCATGACGGCACCATCCTGAATTGCCCCGAAGACGAATGGGACTTCAGCATGGACCTGAACGCCAAGGCCATGTACCGCACCATCCGCGCCTTCCTGCCAGCGATGCTGGAAGACGGCGGGTCCATCATCAACATGGCGTCTGCCGCGTCGAGCGTAAAGGGGGTGCCCAACCGCTTTGCCTATGGCGCTTCCAAAGCGGCCGTCATCGGGCTGACCAAAGCGGTCGCGGCGGATTTCGTGGGCCGCGGCGTACGCTGCAATGCCATCTGTCCCGGCACGGTCGATTCGCCTTCATTGCAAGAGCGCATTGCAGCGCAGGCGCGGCAGACGGGTACCGCAGTGGATGATGTGCGCGCCGCTTTTGTCGCGCGCCAGCCTGTGGGCCGCGTCGGCCGCGCAGAAGAGGTCGCCGCGCTGGTTGTCTACCTGGCCAGCGATGAATCCAGTTTCACCACCGGCACGGTGCACATCATCGACGGCGGTTGGTCAAATTAA
- a CDS encoding DUF1254 domain-containing protein — MRDRQSSTGYWLAARLKPARFITAAFLAGGLAGCSFTSPDEATGSQSVGIHGVTAQQARSIAQEAYLYGTPMVASYQTMYAFSIDKSNPQYKGPFNTVNNIARVFTPEDTAFVTPNSDTPYSFAVLDLRAEPVVITVPAMEKRRYFVLQLMDLYTYNFAYIGSRSTGNGGGKFLIAGPRWNGAVPAGITKVIKSETELVNMVGRTQLFNAADLDNVKRIQSGYKIQPLSAFTKQPAPPAPAAVEWIPPMPPAQMRTSLEFYNQLAFLLQFAPTHATEKWLRERFSSIGIKPGQPFNPDHVSAELRRALQEGMHTAQNNIDKNREALGGKTEGLFGDRSKLKNDYLSRATGTQVGIGANSREEALYPVLEKDSRGQELDGKYNYTLRFAPNSLPPVNAFWSMTMYRLPEQLLTQNPINRYLINSPMLPSLKKDPDGGLTIYIQAQSPGKGKDANWLPAPNGPFMVTMRYYWPKPELLDGKWVSPELQRVP, encoded by the coding sequence ATGCGCGATCGTCAGAGTAGCACCGGATATTGGCTGGCGGCACGCCTCAAGCCGGCTCGTTTTATCACTGCTGCCTTTTTGGCCGGCGGCTTGGCCGGATGCAGTTTCACGTCCCCTGACGAGGCCACAGGATCGCAATCTGTCGGTATTCATGGTGTGACGGCGCAGCAAGCGCGCAGCATTGCGCAAGAAGCCTACCTGTACGGCACGCCCATGGTTGCAAGCTATCAGACCATGTACGCGTTCAGCATCGATAAGAGCAACCCGCAGTACAAAGGTCCATTCAATACGGTGAACAATATTGCGCGCGTCTTCACGCCCGAAGACACCGCATTCGTCACCCCAAATTCAGACACTCCGTACTCGTTCGCCGTGCTGGATCTGCGCGCTGAACCTGTCGTCATCACCGTGCCGGCGATGGAGAAGCGGCGTTACTTCGTCCTGCAATTGATGGACCTGTATACGTACAATTTTGCGTATATCGGCAGCCGCAGCACAGGCAATGGCGGCGGCAAGTTCCTGATTGCTGGTCCGCGCTGGAACGGTGCCGTGCCAGCGGGCATCACCAAGGTCATCAAGTCGGAAACCGAGCTCGTCAACATGGTGGGCCGTACCCAGCTGTTCAACGCGGCCGATCTGGACAACGTCAAACGCATCCAGTCCGGCTACAAGATTCAGCCCTTGTCCGCGTTTACCAAACAGCCTGCGCCGCCGGCGCCTGCCGCGGTGGAATGGATACCTCCCATGCCGCCCGCGCAGATGCGCACGTCACTGGAGTTCTATAACCAGCTGGCTTTCCTGCTGCAATTTGCGCCTACGCATGCTACCGAGAAGTGGTTGCGCGAGCGTTTTTCCAGCATCGGCATCAAACCCGGCCAGCCTTTCAATCCCGATCACGTGTCGGCAGAGTTGCGCCGCGCATTGCAAGAGGGCATGCACACGGCCCAGAACAACATCGACAAAAATCGTGAAGCGCTAGGCGGTAAAACCGAAGGACTGTTTGGCGACCGCAGCAAACTGAAGAACGATTACCTGTCGCGCGCCACCGGCACACAGGTGGGGATCGGCGCCAACAGCCGCGAAGAAGCCTTGTACCCCGTGCTGGAAAAAGACAGCCGCGGTCAGGAGCTGGATGGCAAGTACAACTACACGCTGCGCTTTGCGCCCAATAGCTTGCCCCCCGTCAACGCGTTCTGGTCCATGACCATGTACCGTCTGCCCGAACAGTTGCTGACGCAGAACCCCATCAACCGCTACCTGATCAATTCGCCCATGCTGCCGTCTTTGAAGAAAGACCCGGACGGCGGGTTGACGATTTATATCCAGGCGCAATCGCCGGGCAAGGGCAAGGACGCCAACTGGCTGCCAGCGCCTAACGGACCCTTCATGGTCACGATGCGCTACTACTGGCCCAAACCAGAATTGCTTGATGGCAAATGGGTATCGCCAGAGCTACAGCGTGTTCCGTAG
- a CDS encoding YegP family protein, giving the protein MSGYFVLKRSGAHFMFNLHAGNHEVILTSEQYTTKASAEGGIAAVQKYAADDERYHRKTAKDGSHYFALVAANHESVGRSEMYSSAQARDKGIESVKANGPKAQIKDQT; this is encoded by the coding sequence ATGAGCGGTTACTTTGTATTGAAGCGTAGCGGGGCGCATTTCATGTTCAATCTGCATGCGGGCAATCACGAAGTGATTCTGACCAGCGAGCAATACACCACCAAGGCATCGGCCGAGGGCGGCATCGCGGCGGTGCAGAAGTATGCGGCGGATGATGAACGGTATCACCGCAAGACCGCAAAGGATGGTTCGCACTATTTTGCGCTGGTGGCGGCCAATCACGAGTCCGTGGGGCGCAGCGAGATGTATTCATCGGCGCAGGCGCGGGACAAAGGGATCGAGTCCGTGAAGGCGAACGGACCCAAAGCGCAGATCAAAGACCAGACCTGA
- a CDS encoding xylulokinase has protein sequence MSTVLAVDLGGTRFRAALVNETGGIVHSSFIDSPAGSGDHPGWDEIDADAWWRGLQTLTGDLARQAGASFDAIEAIAICGVTRTQVFVDAEGASIRPAITWRDTRTAADVGNWLTAMPATHPEVKQINAFHPWARVAWLLRTEPQHAARVRVVLEPKDYLNFRLTGRAASDTVSMARLAATASQANGTGPDLLTAIGADPAWVPPLLDPLAIVASVQAGLPGALGRLAGRSVVACSNDTWAAVAGLGALRLDYAYNISGTTEVFGAIGAEPVPAQGLMTVDWGNGNHQIGGPGQNGADTVAWLLPLLGRLGTDGMAGVGDAMSALLHAPRDPQPALFLPYLQGERVPYWDPHLRGAFVGLNRRHGPGDLTWAVLEGVAFLNRIVLERAEVALGRAVTEIRFGGGAASNAQWCQVKADICERPVVVGQAEQPGVLGAAVTAWTALGRYPGFAAAQDALVRVARRYEPQAGRTEAYRAMYAQFRAAEAALAPVSHALAGLRLP, from the coding sequence ATGAGCACGGTGCTAGCTGTAGATCTGGGCGGCACGCGATTCCGGGCCGCGCTGGTGAACGAGACCGGCGGCATTGTTCATTCCAGCTTTATTGACAGTCCGGCAGGTTCAGGCGATCACCCCGGCTGGGATGAAATTGACGCCGACGCCTGGTGGCGCGGCCTGCAAACCTTGACCGGCGATCTGGCCCGGCAGGCTGGGGCCAGCTTTGACGCGATAGAGGCCATTGCCATCTGCGGCGTCACCCGCACCCAGGTGTTTGTCGATGCCGAAGGCGCATCCATCCGTCCGGCCATTACGTGGCGCGACACGCGCACGGCGGCAGATGTGGGCAATTGGCTGACAGCAATGCCGGCGACGCATCCCGAGGTCAAACAGATCAACGCCTTTCATCCTTGGGCGCGCGTGGCATGGCTGCTGCGTACCGAACCGCAGCACGCGGCGCGAGTACGAGTCGTGCTGGAACCCAAGGACTATCTGAACTTCCGTCTGACGGGCAGGGCGGCGAGCGATACGGTGTCGATGGCGCGCTTGGCGGCAACCGCGAGTCAGGCAAATGGGACCGGCCCCGATCTGCTCACGGCAATAGGGGCTGATCCCGCATGGGTCCCGCCTTTGCTGGACCCCCTGGCTATCGTCGCCTCTGTACAGGCCGGCCTGCCGGGTGCATTAGGCCGTTTGGCAGGCCGCAGCGTGGTCGCCTGCTCTAACGACACCTGGGCAGCCGTCGCCGGTCTGGGCGCCTTACGGCTGGACTATGCCTACAACATCTCAGGCACGACTGAAGTCTTTGGCGCTATCGGCGCCGAGCCGGTGCCGGCGCAAGGATTGATGACGGTCGATTGGGGTAACGGCAATCATCAGATCGGCGGACCGGGCCAGAACGGCGCGGACACTGTGGCGTGGCTGCTACCGCTGCTGGGACGCTTGGGCACGGATGGAATGGCAGGCGTTGGCGATGCGATGAGCGCCTTGCTACATGCGCCTCGCGACCCGCAGCCTGCGTTGTTTCTGCCGTACCTGCAAGGCGAACGCGTACCGTACTGGGACCCGCATCTGCGCGGCGCATTCGTTGGCCTGAACCGCCGCCACGGTCCCGGCGACCTGACGTGGGCCGTCCTGGAAGGCGTGGCCTTTTTGAATCGCATTGTGTTGGAACGCGCCGAAGTCGCCTTGGGCCGCGCTGTGACCGAAATACGATTCGGTGGCGGCGCGGCGTCCAACGCGCAGTGGTGCCAGGTCAAGGCCGACATCTGCGAGCGCCCCGTGGTGGTCGGTCAGGCCGAGCAACCCGGCGTTCTCGGCGCGGCGGTCACGGCATGGACGGCCTTGGGCCGCTACCCCGGCTTCGCTGCTGCCCAAGACGCTCTGGTCCGAGTTGCCCGGCGCTACGAGCCTCAAGCCGGCCGGACAGAAGCCTATCGCGCCATGTACGCGCAGTTCCGGGCCGCCGAAGCTGCGCTTGCCCCGGTGTCCCACGCCCTGGCCGGACTGCGCCTGCCGTAA
- a CDS encoding ABC transporter permease, producing the protein MRGILEKYGTAIAGLVLVGFFAIAAQNFAAPNNLLNIAKETSFLAIIAVGFTLALVTAELDLSVADVASLAAVVTGALVHTGQPVLLAVGAGLGVGLLCGLVNGIAVTRLRVPSLIATLGMAAMARGFAFMLTDGVSYVGRWPAAFTDLARAKPLGIPALVLWMLGTVLAAYFLIKWTRTGARMTATGEAGESARLAGINIRAMKSIGLALSGVCAGLAAILLTSSLSSAAPNMAGDYFLYAIAAVLLGMTMFNPGHANIPGTLVAALILKVLGNGLVLMGAPYYVQDIVLGFIMIASVAVSSAVLKKAAFKF; encoded by the coding sequence ATGCGCGGCATTCTGGAAAAGTACGGCACGGCAATCGCGGGATTAGTCCTGGTGGGCTTTTTCGCAATAGCGGCCCAGAATTTCGCAGCGCCGAATAATCTGCTGAACATCGCCAAGGAAACCAGCTTCCTGGCCATCATCGCCGTGGGCTTCACGCTGGCGCTGGTCACCGCCGAGCTGGACTTGTCGGTAGCCGATGTGGCCAGCCTGGCCGCCGTCGTCACTGGCGCCCTGGTCCACACCGGGCAACCCGTGCTGCTAGCCGTAGGCGCGGGTTTGGGTGTCGGCCTGCTCTGCGGACTGGTCAACGGCATTGCCGTCACCCGCCTGCGTGTTCCGTCGTTGATCGCCACTTTGGGCATGGCCGCCATGGCGCGCGGTTTCGCCTTCATGCTGACCGACGGCGTGTCGTATGTGGGCCGCTGGCCGGCCGCCTTTACCGATCTTGCCCGGGCCAAACCCTTAGGCATTCCGGCGCTGGTCCTGTGGATGCTGGGTACCGTGCTGGCCGCCTATTTCCTGATCAAATGGACCCGCACCGGCGCGCGCATGACCGCCACCGGCGAAGCCGGAGAATCCGCGCGTCTGGCAGGCATCAACATCCGCGCCATGAAAAGCATCGGCCTGGCCCTGTCCGGCGTCTGCGCGGGCTTGGCCGCCATTCTGCTGACGTCCAGCCTGTCGTCCGCCGCGCCCAACATGGCCGGCGACTACTTCCTGTATGCGATTGCGGCGGTGCTGCTGGGCATGACGATGTTCAATCCCGGCCACGCCAACATCCCGGGCACGCTCGTCGCTGCTCTGATCCTGAAAGTGCTGGGCAACGGCCTTGTCCTGATGGGCGCGCCGTACTACGTGCAAGACATCGTGCTGGGCTTCATCATGATCGCGTCCGTCGCGGTGTCATCGGCCGTGCTGAAGAAAGCGGCCTTCAAATTCTGA
- a CDS encoding sugar ABC transporter substrate-binding protein: MNTFVKRTLLASVFAVQALAASAAHAFEVGVVAFQMSSETHARVANAAAEAARAKGWTVTQLNAEGSLPKLAEQLDTLVNKKVDAIVIAMGKPVETDAQLQAAKEKGIPVVGVMSGASPHMLFDVEVNEYATGAQSVLYLLGKMGYQGNILSARFDGNSGTRIRGKMLDAVLTENTAVKDLAKFSMARTQSWRDDVRNGMQALFLRHQGQFKGVWASFDGQAYVIDDLLQSQGMKKGDITLVSVDGGPETYRRIADPSSLITATMMIPFEQLGVSAIDSIDRIVVKKEPKEKVAAGPYLFMDSVLVDATNVQKFLQPAAK, from the coding sequence ATGAATACATTCGTAAAGCGCACGCTGCTGGCCAGCGTCTTCGCCGTCCAGGCGCTAGCCGCAAGCGCTGCCCACGCCTTTGAAGTCGGTGTTGTCGCCTTTCAGATGTCGTCCGAGACCCACGCCCGCGTCGCCAACGCCGCAGCAGAAGCCGCCCGAGCCAAGGGCTGGACGGTCACTCAACTGAACGCCGAAGGCTCGCTGCCCAAACTGGCCGAACAGCTCGATACGCTGGTCAACAAAAAGGTCGACGCTATCGTCATCGCCATGGGCAAGCCTGTGGAAACCGATGCCCAGCTGCAAGCCGCCAAAGAGAAAGGCATCCCGGTTGTGGGCGTCATGTCGGGCGCCAGCCCGCACATGCTGTTTGACGTCGAAGTCAACGAATACGCCACTGGCGCGCAGTCCGTGCTGTACCTGTTGGGCAAGATGGGCTATCAAGGCAACATCCTGTCCGCCCGCTTTGACGGCAATTCAGGCACGCGCATTCGCGGCAAGATGCTGGACGCCGTCCTGACGGAAAACACCGCCGTCAAAGACCTGGCCAAATTCAGCATGGCCAGAACGCAGAGTTGGCGTGATGACGTGCGCAACGGTATGCAAGCCCTGTTCCTGCGTCACCAAGGCCAGTTCAAGGGCGTGTGGGCATCGTTCGACGGACAAGCCTATGTCATCGACGACCTGCTGCAATCCCAGGGCATGAAGAAGGGCGACATCACCTTGGTGTCGGTCGACGGCGGCCCTGAAACATACCGCCGCATCGCGGACCCCAGCAGCCTGATCACCGCCACCATGATGATCCCCTTTGAACAACTGGGCGTCAGCGCCATTGATTCGATCGACCGCATCGTTGTGAAGAAAGAACCGAAAGAGAAAGTCGCCGCCGGTCCGTACCTGTTCATGGACTCGGTCCTGGTAGACGCCACCAACGTCCAGAAATTCCTGCAACCCGCAGCCAAGTAA
- a CDS encoding ATP-binding cassette domain-containing protein produces the protein MTAALSLRQVRKSYGAVEALKGVDLDVPEGRVMAICGDNGAGKSTLIRIISGAQEPSGGELSLNGKKVVFGSPHDALVQGIATIYQDLALAPRLSIWENVFMGAELVRRVGVFSILDKRRMAQDARGYLQRLSVPIEDMDRPVERMSGGQRQAVAIARALRWDARVVIMDEPTAALGVKETALVLNLVRKLREEGRTVILISHNMADVVALADRVAILKSGVKVIERDVAGLDADALAHMVMTGKE, from the coding sequence ATGACCGCCGCCTTGTCGCTACGCCAGGTTCGTAAATCCTATGGGGCTGTTGAGGCCTTGAAGGGCGTAGATCTGGATGTGCCAGAAGGCCGCGTCATGGCCATCTGCGGCGACAACGGCGCAGGCAAATCCACACTGATCCGCATCATCTCCGGCGCGCAAGAACCGAGCGGCGGGGAACTGAGCCTGAACGGCAAGAAGGTCGTGTTCGGATCGCCGCATGATGCGCTGGTGCAAGGCATCGCCACGATCTACCAAGACCTGGCGCTGGCCCCTCGTTTGTCCATCTGGGAAAACGTCTTCATGGGCGCGGAACTGGTGCGCCGCGTGGGCGTCTTCAGCATCCTGGACAAACGCCGCATGGCGCAGGACGCGCGCGGCTATTTGCAGCGTCTGTCCGTCCCTATCGAAGACATGGACCGCCCCGTCGAACGCATGTCGGGCGGCCAACGCCAAGCCGTGGCAATCGCCCGCGCGCTGCGCTGGGATGCGCGTGTCGTCATCATGGACGAGCCAACCGCTGCATTGGGCGTCAAGGAAACCGCGCTGGTACTGAACCTGGTGCGCAAGCTGCGCGAAGAAGGGCGCACCGTGATTCTGATAAGCCACAACATGGCAGACGTCGTCGCGCTGGCGGATCGGGTCGCGATTCTGAAAAGCGGCGTGAAGGTGATTGAGCGCGACGTGGCCGGGCTGGATGCCGATGCGCTGGCGCACATGGTGATGACGGGTAAGGAATGA
- a CDS encoding peptidylprolyl isomerase, with amino-acid sequence MAQATARHILVSTEDKCNELKTAIENGADFAQVAKENSSCPSSRDGGNLGSFGPGQMVKEFDTVVFSAPVGVVQGPVKTQFGYHLVEVTSRKD; translated from the coding sequence ATGGCACAAGCTACCGCCCGCCACATCCTCGTCTCGACCGAAGACAAGTGCAACGAACTGAAGACCGCCATCGAAAACGGTGCTGACTTCGCCCAAGTCGCCAAGGAAAACTCCAGCTGCCCGTCGAGCCGTGACGGTGGCAATCTGGGTTCGTTTGGCCCGGGCCAGATGGTCAAGGAATTCGATACCGTCGTGTTCAGCGCCCCGGTTGGCGTGGTCCAGGGCCCGGTGAAGACCCAGTTCGGTTATCACCTGGTTGAAGTGACCAGCCGCAAGGACTAA
- a CDS encoding FadR/GntR family transcriptional regulator, which translates to MPTSASRVLLKKDSVAPFQSEPNLTDRVTEMLLDEITSGDYQVGEVLPPEQTIATRLGVSRTVLREAVSRLKGDGIVQSKQGRGLTVMQTARPSVLRMQAADIGDAEQVLRIVELRRGFEIEAAPLAAERRSEEDLAAMRKALRKMADAIASGDVAVGVDADMEFHRCVARATRNEHYLNFFDFLAVLLKKNLRVSRARSAKIAGRGAQAQKEHEALFAAIEKGDVELARQHARTHVDNTESRLRTAAATAERP; encoded by the coding sequence ATGCCTACTTCAGCTTCCCGAGTACTGTTGAAAAAAGATTCGGTTGCGCCGTTTCAGTCAGAGCCCAATCTGACGGACCGGGTTACCGAGATGCTGCTGGATGAAATTACCAGTGGCGATTACCAAGTTGGCGAGGTGCTGCCGCCTGAGCAGACCATTGCCACTCGGCTTGGCGTTTCGCGCACGGTGCTGCGCGAAGCCGTATCCCGCCTTAAAGGCGATGGCATCGTACAAAGCAAGCAGGGGCGTGGCCTGACCGTTATGCAGACGGCGCGTCCGTCGGTGTTGCGTATGCAGGCGGCGGATATTGGCGATGCCGAACAAGTGCTGCGCATTGTCGAGCTGCGCCGCGGTTTCGAGATCGAGGCCGCGCCGCTTGCGGCCGAGCGCCGTAGCGAGGAAGACCTGGCCGCCATGCGCAAGGCTCTGCGCAAGATGGCGGATGCGATCGCGTCTGGCGATGTGGCGGTGGGTGTGGACGCGGATATGGAATTCCATCGCTGCGTCGCGCGCGCTACCCGCAACGAACACTATCTGAATTTCTTCGATTTCCTGGCGGTGCTGCTCAAGAAAAATCTGCGCGTGTCGCGTGCGCGGTCGGCCAAGATTGCCGGCCGGGGCGCGCAGGCGCAGAAGGAGCACGAGGCGCTGTTTGCCGCCATCGAGAAAGGCGACGTAGAGCTTGCGCGGCAGCATGCGCGTACGCACGTCGACAACACGGAATCACGTTTGCGTACAGCGGCAGCCACGGCGGAAAGACCGTAG
- a CDS encoding aromatic ring-hydroxylating oxygenase subunit alpha: protein MGHKSIDELVRAEEGLVSRSIFVDDEIFQQELQQVFSRAWLFVGHESLVPKPDDYFVSRMGTESVILTRDRQGQIQVMLNSCAHRGMKLCRYDHGNNRTFTCPYHGWSFSTDGKLVEKPGELVGVPGHATHYKGELDKKQWGLKTVAQVVNYKGAIWATWDADAPPFLDYLGNMRLYLDAALDNRDGSSGGSEVIGGVQKWRVKCNWKFAPENFIGDLYHDISHRSVDIVGIGPGGGKGRRDPSATRSAICFPELGHGLLGRLPFYEEGPYAPQYARYPEVEAYFRQVHEQRERTLGSAMRVQTSVGTIFPNMSFHGRQPRTLAVFHPISATEMEMWRMYLVDKDAPEAVKEAARHYFLRYSGPGGMTESDDMENWTGATEASMGAVSRELYFNYQMGVGHAQPVPEIPGCAVNGEYTEENARIYYRRWAQFMNGLSWDQLMAGSVRVEERAA from the coding sequence ATGGGTCATAAATCGATCGATGAGTTGGTGCGCGCCGAAGAGGGGCTGGTCAGCCGGTCTATCTTTGTCGACGACGAAATCTTTCAGCAGGAATTGCAGCAGGTGTTCTCGCGAGCGTGGCTGTTTGTGGGCCATGAAAGCCTGGTGCCCAAGCCTGACGATTATTTTGTGTCGCGCATGGGGACTGAGTCCGTGATCCTGACGCGTGACCGGCAGGGGCAGATACAGGTCATGCTCAATAGCTGTGCGCACCGCGGCATGAAGCTCTGCCGTTATGACCATGGCAACAATCGGACCTTCACCTGTCCGTACCATGGCTGGAGCTTTTCCACCGACGGCAAGCTGGTGGAAAAGCCGGGAGAGCTCGTCGGCGTGCCCGGCCATGCAACGCACTATAAGGGCGAGCTCGACAAGAAACAGTGGGGCCTGAAGACGGTAGCGCAGGTGGTGAACTACAAGGGCGCCATCTGGGCGACGTGGGATGCCGATGCCCCGCCGTTCCTGGATTACCTGGGCAATATGCGGCTGTACCTGGACGCGGCGCTGGACAATCGCGACGGCAGCTCGGGCGGTTCGGAAGTGATCGGCGGTGTGCAGAAGTGGCGCGTGAAGTGCAATTGGAAATTCGCGCCCGAGAACTTCATTGGCGATCTGTATCACGACATCAGCCATCGCTCAGTGGACATCGTGGGCATCGGGCCAGGTGGCGGCAAGGGGCGGCGCGATCCTTCCGCGACGCGTTCGGCCATCTGCTTTCCCGAGCTGGGTCATGGGCTGCTTGGCCGTCTGCCGTTCTATGAAGAAGGGCCTTACGCGCCGCAGTACGCGCGCTATCCCGAGGTGGAGGCCTACTTCCGCCAGGTGCATGAACAGCGCGAACGCACATTGGGTTCGGCCATGCGCGTGCAGACCAGCGTGGGCACGATCTTCCCCAATATGTCGTTTCACGGGCGTCAGCCGCGTACGTTGGCGGTGTTCCATCCGATCAGCGCGACCGAGATGGAAATGTGGCGGATGTATCTGGTAGACAAGGATGCGCCCGAGGCCGTGAAGGAAGCGGCGCGGCACTACTTCTTGCGCTATTCGGGGCCGGGCGGCATGACGGAATCCGACGATATGGAGAACTGGACCGGAGCCACCGAAGCCAGCATGGGCGCGGTATCTCGCGAACTCTATTTCAACTATCAGATGGGCGTGGGGCACGCCCAGCCCGTGCCTGAGATTCCTGGCTGTGCCGTGAACGGGGAATACACCGAAGAGAACGCACGCATCTATTACCGCCGCTGGGCGCAGTTCATGAACGGCTTGTCGTGGGATCAGTTGATGGCCGGTAGCGTACGCGTCGAGGAGAGAGCGGCATGA